The Candoia aspera isolate rCanAsp1 chromosome 6, rCanAsp1.hap2, whole genome shotgun sequence genome has a segment encoding these proteins:
- the LOC134500266 gene encoding lipase member M-like: MFLFLMISLVVLGFNDSKQLSRKKREVHPETFMNVSEILQHHGYPCEEHEILTNDGYFLTINRILYGRKTSEKTASRPSVLVMPGVLTNCGIWVANEPNSSLGFILADAGFDVWLANNRGSRWCKRHQHLSHNEEEFWNFSFHEMAMEDLPAIMHFILAKTGQKQLFYVGYSQGSTIGFIAFSALPALAEKIKIFFALGPVYLVNYFKPWYKKLINIDEDFIKAALGRKEICILPNNRTRILATKFCDMDLWRKYCINIVFAAGGINENNINMSRLDVFASHLLGCTSTKTLLHWKQVYETGQFKEFDYGSKNMEKYNQTTPPLYDIRSMYIPTIIWSGGKDFISTPEDTELLLPVLRNLHSHKVIPHWMHYDFLFGLDARQELYDKLVEIIQNFP, from the exons atgtttttgtttcttaTGATATCTCTTGTGGTTCTCGGATTTAATGATTCCAAACAATTgtcaagaaaaaagagagaagttcATCCTGAAACATTCATGAATGTT AGTGAGATCTTACAACATCATGGATATCCTTGTGAGGAACATGAAATCCTGACAAATGATGGTTATTTTCTTACTATCAACAGAATTCTTTATGGAAGGAAGACCTCAGAGAAAacag ctTCAAGACCTTCTGTGTTAGTGATGCCAGGAGTTCTTACAAATTGTGGAATATGGGTAGCTAATGAACCCAACAGCAGCTTAGGCTTTATACTGGCAGATGCTGGCTTTGATGTTTGGTTGGCCAATAACCGAGGTAGCAGATGGTGTAAAAGACACCAGCACCTTTCACATAATGAAGAAGAATTCTGGAATTTCAG ttttcatGAAATGGCAATGGAAGATCTACCAGCTATTATGCATTTTATCCTAGCTAAAACTGGACAGAAACAACTTTTTTATGTTGGCTACTCACAAGGCTCCACCATAG GATTCATTGCATTTTCAGCTCTGCCAGCATtagctgagaaaataaaaatcttcTTTGCACTTGGTCCAGTATATTTGGTGAATTATTTCAAACCTTGGTATAAGAAGCTGATCAATATAGATGAGGATTTCATAAAG GCTGCATTAGGCAGAAAAGAAATTTGTATCCTACCTAATAACAGAACAAGAATATTGGCTActaagttttgtgacatggattTATGGAGAAAATATTGTATCAATATTGTATTCGCCGCTGGTGGAATTAATGAAAACAACATAAATATG AGTCGCCTGGATGTCTTTGCATCACATTTACTTGGATGTACATCGACAAAAACTCTCTTACACTGGAAGCAG GTGTATGAAACTGGGCAGTTTAAAGAATTTGACTATGGTTCTAAGAATATGGAGAAATACAATCAG aCAACCCCTCCCTTATATGACATAAGAAGCATGTATATCCCAACCATCATTTGGAGTGGTGGAAAAGATTTCATTTCAACACCAGAGGATACTGAACTTTTGCTCCCTGTTCTCAGGAACCTGCACTCCCACAAAGTAATTCCCCACTGGATGCATTATGATTTTCTCTTTGGGCTTGATGCACGTCAAGAACTATATGATAAGCTAGTTGAAATAATTCAGAATTTCCCGTAA